The Miscanthus floridulus cultivar M001 chromosome 7, ASM1932011v1, whole genome shotgun sequence genome includes a region encoding these proteins:
- the LOC136463007 gene encoding ethylene-responsive transcription factor WIN1-like has product MTENLHSRKMVQPKKFRGVRQRHWGSWVSEIRHPLLKRRVWLGTFETAEEAARAYDEAAVLMSGRNAKTNFPVQRSSTGEPTPAAGRDARSNAGSGSSTTNLSQILSAKLRKCCKAPSPSLTCLRLDPEKSHIGVWQKRAGARADSNWVMTVELNKGAASTDAASQSTSATPAPPATPMDDEERIALQMIEELLSSSSPASPSHGDDQGRFII; this is encoded by the exons ATGACAGAGAATCTCCACTCCAGGAAAATGGTACAGCCAAAGAAGTTTCGTGGAGTCCGGCAGCGCCACTGGGGTTCCTGGGTCTCCGAGATCAGGCATCCCCTCCT TAAGAGGAGGGTCTGGCTGGGCACCTTCGAGACCGCTGAGGAGGCAGCGAGAGCATATGACGAGGCTGCCGTGCTGATGAGCGGCCGCAACGCCAAGACCAACTTCCCAGTCCAAAGGAGCAGCACAGGGGAGCCTACCCCAGCTGCGGGAAGGGACGCTCGCAGCAACGCCGGCAGCGGCTCCTCTACCACCAACCTGTCCCAGATTCTAAGTGCGAAGCTCCGCAAATGCTGCAAGGCGCCATCGCCGTCCCTGACCTGTCTCCGCCTTGACCCTGAGAAGTCCCACATTGGTGTTTGGCAGAAGCGCGCAGGAGCCCGCGCTGACTCCAACTGGGTCATGACCGTGGAGCTCAACAAAGGTGCAGCATCCACTGATGCTGCATCACAGTCCACATCAGCAACACCTGCTCCACCAGCCACCCCGATGGATGACGAGGAGAGGATCGCCCTGCAAATGATCGAAGAGTTgctgagcagcagcagcccagcttCACCCTCGCACGGAGATGACCAAGGTCGCTTCATCATCTGA